The Mauremys mutica isolate MM-2020 ecotype Southern chromosome 1, ASM2049712v1, whole genome shotgun sequence genome has a segment encoding these proteins:
- the TAB1 gene encoding TGF-beta-activated kinase 1 and MAP3K7-binding protein 1 isoform X2, whose product MAAQRRSLLQSEQQPSWTDDLPLCQLSGVGSAPNRSYSADGKGTENHPWEDNWLKFRSENNYYLYGVFNGYDGNRVTNFVGQRLSAELLLGQLSADHSDADVRRVLLQAFDVAERSFLESIDDALAEKASLQSQLPEGVPHHQLPSQYQKILERLKALEREISGGAMAVVAVILNNKLYIANVGTNRALLCKSTVDGLQVTQLNVDHTAENEDELFRFSQLGLDAGKIKQVGTICGQESTRRIGDYKVKYGYTDIELLSAAKSKPIIAEPEIHGGQPLDGVTGFLVLMSEGLYKALEAAHGPGQANQEIAAMIATEFAKQTSLDAVAQAVVDRVKRIHCDTFASGGERSKFCPWHEDMTLLVRNFGYPLGEMSQPMLTPTQGGRIYPVSVPYSSAQSTSKTSVTLSLVMPSQGQMVNGAHSSSTLDEATPTLTNQSPTVTLQSTNTHTQSSSSSSDGGLFRSRPSHSLQPDEDGRVEPYVDFAEFYRLWNMDHGEQGILTVS is encoded by the exons atgGCGGCGCAAAGGAGGAGCCTGCTGCAGAGT gagcagcagccaaGCTGGACAGATGACTTGCCCCTCTGCCAGCTTTCTGGGGTGGGCTCAGCTCCAAACCGTTCCTACAGTGCAGATGGTAAGGGGACAGAAAACCACCCCTGGGAGGATAACTGGCTGAAATTCAG GAGTGAGAACAACTACTACCTCTATGGGGTCTTCAATGGCTACGATGGCAACCGGGTCACCAACTTCGTGGGCCAGAGGCTCTCCGCGGAGCTGTTGCTGGGCCAGCTAAGTGCAGATCACAGTGATGCTGATGTGCGCCGGGTCCTGCTGCAG GCTTTTGATGTGGCAGAAAGAAGTTTTTTGGAGTCCATTGATGATGCTTTGGCAGAGAAGGCCAGCCTTCAGTCCCAGCTGCCAGAG GGAGTACCCCACCACCAGCTGCCTTCTCAGTACCAGAAGATCCTGGAGAGATTGAAGGCCTTAGAGCGGGAGATCTCTGGAGGAGCTATGGCTGTTGTGGCTGTCATACTCAACAACAAGCTCTACATCGCCAATGTAG GTACAAACCGCGCACTGCTGTGCAAGTCTACGGTGGACGGGTTGCAGGTGACACAGCTGAACGTGGACCACACCGCAGAGAATGAGGATGAGCTCTTCCGCTTCTCCCAGCTGG GTTTGGATGCAGGGAAAATAAAGCAAGTTGGAACTATCTGTGGGCAAGAGAGCACCCGGCGCATTGGGGATTACAAGGTCAAATATGGCTACACTGATATTGAACTACTCAG TGCTGCTAAATCTAAGCCCATCATAGCAGAGCCTGAAATCCATGGAGGGCAGCCATTGGATGGGGTGACTGGCTTTCTGGTACTCATGTCAGAAGGGCTCTACAAAGCTCTGGAGGCGGCTCACGGGCCCGGACAGGCCAATCAG GAGATCGCAGCCATGATTGCTACAGAGTTTGCTAAGCAAACATCACTGGATGCAGTGGCGCAGGCTGTGGTGGACCGGGTTAAGCGGATCCACTGTGACACTTTTGCCAGTGGTGGGGAACGATCCAAGTTCTGCCCCTGGCATGAGGACATGACGCTGCTGGTGAGGAACTTTGGGTACCCACTGGGCGAGATGAGCCAGCCCATGCTGACCCCGACACAAG GAGGCCGTATCTATCCTGTCTCTGTGCCATACTCCAGTGCCCAGAGCACAAGCAAGACCAGCGTAACGCTGTCCCTTGTCATGCCTTCCCAAGGCCAGATGGTCAACGGTGCCCACAGCAGCTCCACCCTGGATGAAGCCACACCCACGCTCACTAA TCAGAGCCCAACAGTGACTCTCCAGTCCACAAACACCCATACTCAGAGCAGCAGCTCGAGCTCAGATGGGGGCCTCTTCCGCTCCCGCCcctcccactcactccagccaGATGAGGATGGACGCGTTGAGCCCTATGTGGACTTTGCAGAGTTCTACCGGCTTTGGAACATGGACCATGGTGAACAGGGAATATTGACAGTGTCCTGA
- the TAB1 gene encoding TGF-beta-activated kinase 1 and MAP3K7-binding protein 1 isoform X1: MVVDPYADITTTQEQQPSWTDDLPLCQLSGVGSAPNRSYSADGKGTENHPWEDNWLKFRSENNYYLYGVFNGYDGNRVTNFVGQRLSAELLLGQLSADHSDADVRRVLLQAFDVAERSFLESIDDALAEKASLQSQLPEGVPHHQLPSQYQKILERLKALEREISGGAMAVVAVILNNKLYIANVGTNRALLCKSTVDGLQVTQLNVDHTAENEDELFRFSQLGLDAGKIKQVGTICGQESTRRIGDYKVKYGYTDIELLSAAKSKPIIAEPEIHGGQPLDGVTGFLVLMSEGLYKALEAAHGPGQANQEIAAMIATEFAKQTSLDAVAQAVVDRVKRIHCDTFASGGERSKFCPWHEDMTLLVRNFGYPLGEMSQPMLTPTQGGRIYPVSVPYSSAQSTSKTSVTLSLVMPSQGQMVNGAHSSSTLDEATPTLTNQSPTVTLQSTNTHTQSSSSSSDGGLFRSRPSHSLQPDEDGRVEPYVDFAEFYRLWNMDHGEQGILTVS, encoded by the exons gagcagcagccaaGCTGGACAGATGACTTGCCCCTCTGCCAGCTTTCTGGGGTGGGCTCAGCTCCAAACCGTTCCTACAGTGCAGATGGTAAGGGGACAGAAAACCACCCCTGGGAGGATAACTGGCTGAAATTCAG GAGTGAGAACAACTACTACCTCTATGGGGTCTTCAATGGCTACGATGGCAACCGGGTCACCAACTTCGTGGGCCAGAGGCTCTCCGCGGAGCTGTTGCTGGGCCAGCTAAGTGCAGATCACAGTGATGCTGATGTGCGCCGGGTCCTGCTGCAG GCTTTTGATGTGGCAGAAAGAAGTTTTTTGGAGTCCATTGATGATGCTTTGGCAGAGAAGGCCAGCCTTCAGTCCCAGCTGCCAGAG GGAGTACCCCACCACCAGCTGCCTTCTCAGTACCAGAAGATCCTGGAGAGATTGAAGGCCTTAGAGCGGGAGATCTCTGGAGGAGCTATGGCTGTTGTGGCTGTCATACTCAACAACAAGCTCTACATCGCCAATGTAG GTACAAACCGCGCACTGCTGTGCAAGTCTACGGTGGACGGGTTGCAGGTGACACAGCTGAACGTGGACCACACCGCAGAGAATGAGGATGAGCTCTTCCGCTTCTCCCAGCTGG GTTTGGATGCAGGGAAAATAAAGCAAGTTGGAACTATCTGTGGGCAAGAGAGCACCCGGCGCATTGGGGATTACAAGGTCAAATATGGCTACACTGATATTGAACTACTCAG TGCTGCTAAATCTAAGCCCATCATAGCAGAGCCTGAAATCCATGGAGGGCAGCCATTGGATGGGGTGACTGGCTTTCTGGTACTCATGTCAGAAGGGCTCTACAAAGCTCTGGAGGCGGCTCACGGGCCCGGACAGGCCAATCAG GAGATCGCAGCCATGATTGCTACAGAGTTTGCTAAGCAAACATCACTGGATGCAGTGGCGCAGGCTGTGGTGGACCGGGTTAAGCGGATCCACTGTGACACTTTTGCCAGTGGTGGGGAACGATCCAAGTTCTGCCCCTGGCATGAGGACATGACGCTGCTGGTGAGGAACTTTGGGTACCCACTGGGCGAGATGAGCCAGCCCATGCTGACCCCGACACAAG GAGGCCGTATCTATCCTGTCTCTGTGCCATACTCCAGTGCCCAGAGCACAAGCAAGACCAGCGTAACGCTGTCCCTTGTCATGCCTTCCCAAGGCCAGATGGTCAACGGTGCCCACAGCAGCTCCACCCTGGATGAAGCCACACCCACGCTCACTAA TCAGAGCCCAACAGTGACTCTCCAGTCCACAAACACCCATACTCAGAGCAGCAGCTCGAGCTCAGATGGGGGCCTCTTCCGCTCCCGCCcctcccactcactccagccaGATGAGGATGGACGCGTTGAGCCCTATGTGGACTTTGCAGAGTTCTACCGGCTTTGGAACATGGACCATGGTGAACAGGGAATATTGACAGTGTCCTGA